The stretch of DNA CGGAATCTTGTGGCATTGTCTCAGTTAATTAAAAAACTACAGAAACAAAAGACCTCTCAGATTCAGATCTATCAAATGATGAAAAGTAGGAGTATTTACGGCTGATTCAGCTAGTTGACAGTCGAATCGGAATCGATCAAGGAGATTAAAAATATCGAATACGAATAAAAATGTGTAAGAATTTCTTAACTCTGCCAGATTTGAATTGGAATTTTATATTCTgggtattatttatttatataagaaATCTACGTATGTTGTGCGCACATACGTTGGATTTGGGAACATTGAAAAAGATTTGATCGAAATGAAGAAGCAAACTCTATCTGGCTCAGGCCCTTTTTTATTCGGGAAATTTGGGTTCAGTCCCCAGCCgccatttttttttgtgttcagtccctaggtacttttttagtaccacattttcacatgaagtgtaccacatttccacatgaagtgtaccacattttatatgacatagtaccacaattttgtgggtagggagtgaagCCAAAGAAATTTTTTGGTTGGGAATTTTTCAATAACTTCCccttttttattcatttttttttttttcattttggaAAAACTGAAAAAAGACAATTACTTTCATCACCGCGATGGaactttttttagtttttttagtttttttttttacattgatATGTAATATTCTATTAGTTTCATGTCATATTTTGAGtagaattattttttaattaactaataaaaaattaatatgcgAAGCGATATTAACTTCAAAAAACTGaatcaaaaacttatgtgagacgatctcacggatcgtagttgtgagacggatctcttatttagatcacatatgaaaaaatattacttttcatgctaagattattactttttattgtgaatatgagtatgttTGACCtatctcacggattatgatccgtgaaacTCACATGAGACTCAATCAAAAATTTATAGCTACAActggcttttttttttttaaaaaaaaagaaaataatttattacttTTATAAGGATACTGTAATAATAATCcaatattttaacataaaagatattattttttattgacgTGTTCTCATACCAGAACGCAACAAATTTGTACGGCTATAAAACAACTGAAAACTTTTGTTTGCTTAAATAAATGAATTATATCTTCATTTTAATTGTCACGGTGGAACCTAAAATAGTTATTAtcttatatttaattaaaaacttatattaataattttactGTTCATCATCTTCAAACAGCTGAACACCTTTCACAGACaagattaataaaatttattcgTAGTAGCTCGAGAGTGGGACTACCGCGGCTCAGCTCGACGAGCCCTCCTCGATTGCTTTGAAATAACCATAGCCGAAGGCAGCTAGGTAAGATGCGGCTATCTAGACTATCTGTATGGCCCCGATCTTGAATGTCCAACTGATATTTTTTTCACTAACAAAAAAAATGCATCTGAAAATAAACTTAATTCTATTATcacacaaacaaaagaaaaagatCATAATTATGATATCAAAGGAAACATTACACAAGAAAATATTGGTAGGCATTAAAAAGGAAGAGCAACATGGCATAGAGAGTCACAGCCATCATGTGATCTGGATAAGTTGGTTACCAGCCCTCAGAATTTTCATTCAACATCTGTCTTTAGTTCAGTACAATACATTGAACACACACTACAACTGCAAGAATGTCTCCATACCCAGCATCAGTCAAAATATGAAACTCAGCTAAATCAAGAAACGTCTGTTTAAAACAAGTTGAATCCCAAAGCGTCAAAACGAATCAAAAAATATTGTACAACATAAAAAGTTATCGAGAGCAACAAGAACTAAAGTCTAAGTGTCCTGTTTTAGTGTTCAATAAATAAATTCGTAACCTTTCCCTTTACAATtgttaaaatgattattattttcaatttaaccCTTATCTCTCCTTCTAAGAactctattattattattatgttattatatttcaaaatactATGTTCCAAGTACGGAGAAACTGAACCAATCAATACCCCAGTTCTTGTCAAATGAAAAGCTACACGGATACCCCATAAAAGTAGCCGACAGAAGCATGCATAGATACTTTTGCTCTTTGCTTTTTCATTATCAAGAAAGAGTCGTATTTTCCCCGGAATTCTATCTTAAAGCATTTAACAAGCCACTTTACAGTAAATGGTAAGAAACAAAGCTTTAATGAATAAGAATCCACATGAGAATGCTATCTAAAGTTTACAAATTTTCTCTACAAACTCAAAATGCTCGAGTACTTGTGCTTTGACAGCAACAATGAACAGACTGGAAGCATCCAAGAATTCCATTATTTTTTCAGATATTTTGAATCCTCATGTTGATTGCCTAATAAGTCGTGTGTACTAAGAGATCGAGTCGTTGGACAGTAATAAACACGACTAAAGCTTTTTCCTTCAAACATCAATGTGAGTTTTGCATCAACGCAGCCCCACCATTCAGCGATTAATATACCTTTTCCATCTCCACTATCTCCAGACAGGAAGTTTTGCTTCTCAGATGCATTGATCACTGCTTTTTAAGGGCATTCATTTTATCTCTGAGATAATAAAGCTTGGCTCTCCTCACTTTCTTCTTGTCCAACACCTTTATCTCCTTTATATTGGGAGAATACCTGTCATCACCCATTCATTTAGCCGCTAACTCGTGGCAGTATCAGAGAAAGATAACTCAATTCTAGAGAAAATCATCAGAGAGTGGTTCTACAGAAATCATTTTATGTGAACATTATTTACATCTTGGAGTCTATTCTTATAAGCATAACTGATAAATCAAACCGATATCAATGAAAAAGGCACGAAAGATGTAACTAAAGAAAATCAGCAGGCCATGCTTAAGCTTAGAAAATTGAAAGTAGCAAATAGGatcaatattatattaaatgacCAAAGGTCTTATCACAAGCTGGAGTCAAACCAGGACCTCTGGGAAAGCACTCAAAGCTTACATCCGGAAAAATACTTCTGACTTCTTTAAATCGTATGATTTGAGCGCTTCTTGTGGAAGTATAAATGCTAAAAATAGATCTAAATTCTGAGAACTAACTCCAAAAGCGAAGTAGTGGCAACAGGGTGTAATGGTGGCACAGAATAACGATCTTGGCTAGTACGCTCCCCAGACCAATAATAAACCCCATACTTTGTACCACTCTACGAGAAATTTACAACCTTTTCTCTGATAAGCACTCCCAGAACAAGAATGACAGGCGTATTTGAAAATAACCAAATGAAGGGTTGACAACCCGGAAATGCATACTCACAGATGATATAGAGATTCAATGCCAACTCCTGCAACAAGTCGTCTTATTCTGAAAGTGGTATGTAGACCAGCATTTCGTCTAGCTATTACAATACCTTTTATGATTGAAGTACGTCTCTTGTTTTCTGGTACTTCCTGCCATGGCAAGATCACGAGAAAACAAATCAAGTCTTAAAAGATAGACAATGAAAAAATGCACTATCGTGACTATTGTGAGGGAAAAACCAGTACCACTTTAAGCTGGACAATACAACCTGGCCTGACATCGGGTATATCTCGATTTGATTTCACTTCCTCAACTGCTTCTTTATCAACAATCTGCAGTTGTATCAAGCAAATAATTTTCTATGGAATATTTCTACCACATCATTAAAGTAAAGAGGGAAATAATAGAGTGAAAATTCAATATTTCTACCACGTCATTAAAGTAAAGAGGGAAATAATAGAGTGAAAATTCACAATTAGTGCCTGCATAATGTGCCTGGCTGTTTTTAAAGTTTGTTATATATGTTTGGTTACAGAAATTTACAAACACAAATAGTTCTTCTCTTATCATATCTTAAGTTATTTTCTTGAAATTCTAGGGATGAAAAGGGAAGGGAATAAAAAATTCCAGGTTATTAATCATCTTTTAATTCAAAATAATCCAAGAAAAGGggatataaaattttgaaatacacGCAGTTGTTTTAAACTTTAAGTTTCCCcatctaaaatttcaaaattttaatttatcgaACATAGAATTTACATCATAGCTTTTCTTGAAATCTAGACGCGccttaattaaacaaaaataatttatttccaTGGATGCCACAAATAATTAAGGTAGATATATCCACAATAAACCATGGATCAAGATTGCCAACCCCAGCTAGATGCATTATTACTTGCTAATTCGCTGCTGATTCATGTGTTTTCCGTCTTTTGGGAGTGTTATAATCTATATCTGATATAACTAAGAGCACtaacaaatgaacaatatagcATATGAAATTTTATTCGTGTATAAGTTCGCAAACTACATCAGTACACaatgggaaaaaaaattaaatatccaGCATATTTGATGGCAGAGTGGTAGGTTGGTTACAAGGAGAATGGAGAAGTAAAAGAGACTAATCTGAACCTTTCAGCATCTTTTAGAATAAACTTACTGCTAATGAAATATGTTAGCACTAGAGTTACAAGTCTGACATCCTTCTCTCTATCTAGCTGAAAACCATTTCCGTCATTCCCATTCTATCTGTACCACAGAGTAACAATCTATCGTGAAAAAGGTCGATATGACCAAAGGAATTAGTGCTGGGAGGGCATTCCAACGCAGCTTCGAGAACTCGATGGTGCACACCATGGGAGTCAACACAATATCCACCTTTATGATCGTGCCCTGCGATACAGACCTTTACGCATTTGTAGTGATGTATCAAATCCATCACTTCCTTATGATTCCATAAAAGTGCTTCATTGCTTGATGCTCCAGGATCCAAAGGTAGATGGCAGCATATGATAACTTTCTGGTCTAACTTTGTTGCATCTTGAAGGACACGATCCAACCATTCCATCTGCTCTTTTCCCACTCCTCCATTGAACATAAGGAACCTTCGGTCCAGCCCAAGAAGGCCATTTGGGCTATTCTTATCTGAATTTGGATTTCTCTCCTTCAGAAAATTTAGGGCTTTCAATGTATTTGGATGATCCATCGGCCAACCTATAGCACTGATATCATAACCATCTAGCACTAAAAATCGGTACTCAGGAATTGGAGAGAACTCATAATAAGCACGACATTCACGATTATGAATGTTTAGAATTGGAAGCAACTTCTCACGAGGGAGATTGTAGAGACAGTGATTGCCAATCATGTGATATACAGGGCCATTGAAAATACTAAATTCGTTGACAATTTTATTGACAGCAGATAGAGATTGGTCCTTTGGGCAGAAGCCATCAACAGTATCCCCAAAATTGATTACAAACTTCAGCTGCTGCTCATTCCATTTCTTTACTGCTCTTTGCAAAACAAGCAAGCTATGCCTGTAATACCGTGGGACGCCAAGGAACGAACGACCATCAGGAATGTCAGCATACTGGACATCTGATATCACCCCAAAGGAAACCAGTGGTTGCCTCCCTTGAGCGCTTACTATCCATTTGCATAACCCATTGAGCAGCAAGAAAAGAATCCTGGACAgcgaaaataataataaaattcttTAGAACTATTCTATTTAAAATGAAAGTGGCGAAACCATGAACAAGGACATGGAATTCCAAATTTTGCCGAAACACTCTTTTGCTCTTATATATGGtaccataaaataaaataagagaAGCAAACATAAACTTTACAACAGTTACATAGCACAATTATATAGCACCATTTTGATTGGTGAAAAGCTAAGGTACAATTGTACAAGAGTAGCGACAGCCCGAAAACAGATCACAGTTTATCACGGAGTATCTCTTCCCCAGGAAATCGCCGGACAAACGTAGCAATGAAATCACATGAACCTTTATCTCAATGCCCACACCAACCATCAAGAAAAAGAACAGAAATAACTCTAAATAGAATGGATCCGAGAAAACATGCCAACACCAGAGCTAGCATTACAAAACAGATATACTAAATCTCAGTTCCCAATCCAGAGAATAAAAATTTAACGACAAAATCACATGCAGAGAACGCGTAGTTTTgaaaaggaagaaaattcacaaaaaacAAAGAACTCAATCAGCAATCACACACACCAACACCCTTGAACTGAATTGTGTCCCTTTTCTACCAGGGACCCAGAAACACAAAGCTGCGTACAATTCCAAAGCCTGAGCTTTTtgcaaaaaaggaaaaaaaaatcaactggCCCAATTCAGATAgtataaacaataaatcaaattagcataaattattaaaattaaaagtttgATGATCAAAACGAAAATACAAAATTAATTACTTACGAACCCAGCCCGAAAAATCCCAAGCTCCTCCTCCGATGTTTCTCGATCAGAAAATGTGTTTCTTTATTATCACAGAAACCAACATCAATGGCGGTGCCTCCCTCTCTCGCGCGAACTTTTTGGAGCTGGAATGTGTTTATTaattgatgatgatgatgggAAACTTTTGGGTTCATACCAGTTGGAATTGGATTCGGACTCTCTCCGAtttaatttggattttttttaaaaaaaatctgtaGATATTTCAATTTGTGTATAGAATAGATGGAGATTTGGACCAATCGCATGCTTTACCTATGACAATGAAATAATCACGTCTCTCGATCTTTAAAAGTAgaaataaattctaaaacaaAAAAATCCTACATAATATTATAACTAAAAAAATCTTCTAATATTTCATAGCATCCCTAGGCTAAACTTTTTATTCTCTGTTTTTCCTcaataaattttgaaatttcgGAGGTcagattatttaataataaataaataagaatatATTTGGTGATTAAAGAGAGAAACACATCACAACATCAAAGGTGGATAGCATAAAAAAGAAACACAGTAAGCCGACATGTGACAAATACATTActaagcaaaaatttgtgtgagactgtctcacgagtcatatttgtgagacggatcttttatttagattgtccatgaaaaaatattattttttatgctaagaatattactttatattgtgaatatgagtaaaattgacatgtctcacagattaagatcagtaagacgatctcacatgaaactcactctACATACTAATgcaatttatattatttgtctacagttttttttttttaaaatgcttaTATGAAATCAATTTTGATAGAATCtcttgaaaatattattttttttattttaattataaatagtATAACATGAGATTTATTcatagtttatttattttttaataaaaatctttaaatattaaaaaacaaTTTTTGAGGTTAAAACAGGCCCCGCCTACCAAACTCATCTCACGCTTCAAAAAGAAAAATGCTTATTCATCAACGAGGTGACATGTTACATGAATAAATCTCATAACTGTCTACTTGCACACACATTAATTAGATTATTACAAGCAAATCTCAGCACATGACACGAAAAAGTAAGAAATTTCTTTATGCCGGGATCATGTCGAATCCCAGGATGACAAATCAATTATTGATATCATATCAGTTATATAATTATAATGTAAATAAGCCACAAAAACGATCGCCCTATATCTAGTAACATATTTGTAAATAACCAATAAAATCAGAAACTTAAGAAAATGAGTTTGTAGAACATTCAATTTGGGACCTTGTCGGCGAACATCCGGTGTCAGGGTGACTTTTCTTGAAGGTCTTGATGTATGATAGATAATATAAGGCAAGTCCTAAGTTTACTGGGTATAAGTTAAAACCGATCGGCTAACATTTGATCTCTTTTACACTATCTTCCATGATGAAGGATTTGTTGAATCAGCTTATCCGGCAGTTTCTTTGTGGCCTGCAAAAGGCACGAGTTGGGGAACGATAGATATTCAGACACTCCATAATTCCAGCAGTAAAATGAATTTTCAAGAACCCACAGTACCTGAAAATGTCTCATATGCAGTATTGGCTCACAACCAACATCTGCAATTAGTTTTCCATTTGGGGTTTGCAAACTGAACCGTCCTGCTTCATATGCTGAAAGGGTATCTTTGTCATGAGGCAAGCTGCGGCAAACTTTGAGAAGCGAGCTAAGAGAGTTCATCTGGTAAGTTAAAGTAGAAAAGGTTATGAGAACTATACCTTTGAATTATTCACACCCCTTCAACCAAAAATCTCAAATTGGAGGTTCAAACTCCAATGACTAACCTTCATGTAAGGACAAGACGCACAACCTCCATGAAGAGAACAACCCTCTCCACTTGCTACACCAGGTATTACATGAAGTTGCAACAAGTCATCTGTTTCTCCCAAGGTTGAGTTTGGCCTTCTTGTTACCGACTCCGATGAAACTGGAAAGACTATCTCTACGGTCACTTTTGCTCCCTCATCGGACTTCATAGAGCCTAATAATTTGCGAACTGCAACAACTATTGAAGTCACCATTCCCGATTCGGTTCCTAAAACAAACTGAAGATGATCGTCGACATTTCTATTTAATGCTTCTTGCACCCTTTCTTTGATGAAGTCTAATATATTTTGGGTCGAACCTACTACTCCCATTCCTCTTCTCTTTGCTTCCATTGCTAGAGAGAACATTTCACCAGGAACTTCGAAATGAGCGGTTAGAAATGCATCGCAATACATTTCATTAATTTTACCAACAACTTCATGACCAAAGAGATGATGAACAATACACGTTCCATCCTGGCACAGAAAAAGAGAGGTTGGCGATAAAAAAACAGTGACAACACCATGACTGTGTGGACCACAGGACTCTCATGCAATATGCTCTTCTACACAAAATATGACATCCTTTTCGGTTTCCAAATTGGAATGCAAATTAACCAAGCAATTCATGGGCTTTTGAaacgaaatcaaatattattcaATGCATATTCGAAATCATCGAACTCGAGTTGGGTTCAGATATATTTCCACACTGAATTCGAGgtcaaattatattattaaataactcaCAAGCCACTCATCACCTTTAATATATTTACAGAAATGCCTTAATGAAATGAGTTTACAAGCCCGAGACTGAATTGATCTGGATTTGAAACTTTGCTAACCTCGAAATTAAGTTCACAACATACCGATCATAAAATCTAGCTCGAGTAAATTAGAACATATGAAACTTCGCTTTTCAAGCTATGAAAAAATGCGCAGAATATAGTACAGTTCTAATAGTTTGCACCCCCAGTTCCAATAAGCAAGTGGCTCCTTTCACTATCACAACTTAAAAACACATATTCACCTGAAAATAATGAAGCCGAGGTATCAAAGTTTTGATAGAGTTTCTATTGTGATTTGGATGTATACTAGCTATTTCTTCATCACTCATCACAGCCATCTGCCGAAACAACTCCATGATATTTGCTCCCATGTAAGTGTCAGGACCATACCATACGCTTAAATTAGGCACTTCTGCAAAAGCCTTGAAAATTACCAGATGCAGCTCACAATAAGTAAAAAGAATCTGAAGTATGGGCATAAAGTAAACAACCAAATGATTATTCAAAAAGAAATGGCACAGCCAACCTGCAGGATGGTTTGCACGACATTAGAAGAGGTACAGGTAATTGTTGGAACAACTTCATGTGTGTAAGCTTTGGTCTCGAGGGATGTATTAATATAGACGACATGCAAAGAGGGAGAAGGAACGGACGCTGCAGCGGTGGCAAGATAATCCATATATTTAGGACTGGATGCAGCATCAGCCAAGGAGCACCCAATACGTTCATTAGACATCCTGTACACACCTACCTGAACAACTTCATTGTTCATACACGCTCACAACAAACTGAAATAACTATGCTAGTTTCATAAATCATTGTTTGTGTTAAGAAccaaacataataaataaagCAAACATATTATATCCTACTGCTTTCATCAGAAACAGCTCTCCAAATCAATAACTCTAACCATGGAAGATTCATTCACTCTAAAACACAAAATTTATTGTTAAAAGTAAAACGGTCATTTCCCTTCTGCAAAGTGGCGAGTTTTCTACCGTAGAAAAAACCTTGGGCTAGCCAACATATAAGTTAGCAAAACACCAGTCATATAAGAAACATCAAGAAAAATCTGTAATATCAAATAACATCAAACGATGATACTTCTTCCCAATTTTCTCAACATTTCTTAATATCTCATCATTCTCTAATTTCCACCAAGTAATCCCCTGATATTTATAACCATAAAATTTAAAAGCCATTTTTATGTAAACCACAATTATATATGTAAAAAATGGCATGATTAGTTGGTGTAGGCTGATTAATTTATTTCAGCGTTgatgttaatttatttcaacATCTAATCGACAGAAGAAATGCCTCAGAGAAAACATGAGTAAGGTGCTGTACCTCTGTAAATCCAGCCTGATCTAGTATTGCACGTACATTTTCAGACATAAAATCTACACCCAGA from Primulina eburnea isolate SZY01 chromosome 6, ASM2296580v1, whole genome shotgun sequence encodes:
- the LOC140835066 gene encoding large ribosomal subunit protein bL19cz-like; its protein translation is MQALIIVDKEAVEEVKSNRDIPDVRPGCIVQLKVEVPENKRRTSIIKGIVIARRNAGLHTTFRIRRLVAGVGIESLYHLYSPNIKEIKVLDKKKVRRAKLYYLRDKMNALKKQ
- the LOC140835067 gene encoding manganese-dependent ADP-ribose/CDP-alcohol diphosphatase, with amino-acid sequence MNPKVSHHHHQLINTFQLQKVRAREGGTAIDVGFCDNKETHFLIEKHRRRSLGFFGLGSILFLLLNGLCKWIVSAQGRQPLVSFGVISDVQYADIPDGRSFLGVPRYYRHSLLVLQRAVKKWNEQQLKFVINFGDTVDGFCPKDQSLSAVNKIVNEFSIFNGPVYHMIGNHCLYNLPREKLLPILNIHNRECRAYYEFSPIPEYRFLVLDGYDISAIGWPMDHPNTLKALNFLKERNPNSDKNSPNGLLGLDRRFLMFNGGVGKEQMEWLDRVLQDATKLDQKVIICCHLPLDPGASSNEALLWNHKEVMDLIHHYKCVKVCIAGHDHKGGYCVDSHGVHHRVLEAALECPPSTNSFGHIDLFHDRLLLCGTDRMGMTEMVFS
- the LOC140835068 gene encoding quinolinate synthase, chloroplastic; the protein is MDSATTLSTVRAVSSSFLCSSKNPKFSNLSNPKPAHHVIRCFHSQNTCRNSVSPIKPTSRTPFHCSVVTSQASGSGNLTSTATGAGAKLRVLIEELQSLTEPVDRVKRLLHYAELLPSFEDSLKTTENRVPGCTARVWIHVELDSENRLRFLADSDSEITKGYCACLVWVLDGATPEEILAVKTEDLGPLSVVGLNGKGRGYSSSRVNTWHNALISMQKRTKALVAKREGRLQGEPFPSLIVSADGIQAKGSYAEAQARFLSPDEVKIQELVNLLEEKKIGVVAHFYMDPEVQGILTAAQKLWPHIHISDSLVMADSAVQMAKAGCKFITVLGVDFMSENVRAILDQAGFTEVGVYRMSNERIGCSLADAASSPKYMDYLATAAASVPSPSLHVVYINTSLETKAYTHEVVPTITCTSSNVVQTILQAFAEVPNLSVWYGPDTYMGANIMELFRQMAVMSDEEIASIHPNHNRNSIKTLIPRLHYFQDGTCIVHHLFGHEVVGKINEMYCDAFLTAHFEVPGEMFSLAMEAKRRGMGVVGSTQNILDFIKERVQEALNRNVDDHLQFVLGTESGMVTSIVVAVRKLLGSMKSDEGAKVTVEIVFPVSSESVTRRPNSTLGETDDLLQLHVIPGVASGEGCSLHGGCASCPYMKMNSLSSLLKVCRSLPHDKDTLSAYEAGRFSLQTPNGKLIADVGCEPILHMRHFQATKKLPDKLIQQILHHGR